A part of Streptomyces sp. DSM 40750 genomic DNA contains:
- a CDS encoding cytochrome P450, whose protein sequence is MVRETQSGEGVSVELDDTGLEAMSPEPLLTRDYETRPSLVYERLRQRHGAVAPVDLLGVPAWLVLGYREALQVLQDDDGWPKGLENWRARTEGRVPADWPLGPSLEVNHVLIQGGPGYRTLRTAWDLALRPFQDPRNPQAKRLKTAVTAYADELITLMGQAGGTGLADLSAQFSRPLPLMVASHLLGFPGSQGDDALMDMWRVLDAGPDAGPALERLLGALAELGKLKLKEPGEDFPSYLLAAHPDLSLDELARELFMLLGMTSDHVGILISNTVVEVLSGEDSVRASLSAGMVREAMNRVVMRKPPLVNFVPRFAARDTPLGNYLIRAGDPVWVSSAAAHADPLFADHVAPSTTVSTRAHLSWGAGPRQCPARELASTVAAVGVGRLFERFSHLDLALPVDQLPWRSSPFMRGLRSLPVRYELAPTAERPPADGPATDGPATGPNGAEAEERVTPDPSARQRSSLWRYLTGLIRPGR, encoded by the coding sequence AGGCGATGTCTCCCGAACCGCTGCTGACCCGGGACTACGAGACGCGTCCCTCACTGGTGTACGAGCGGCTGAGGCAGCGGCACGGCGCGGTGGCGCCGGTGGATCTGCTGGGCGTACCCGCCTGGCTGGTGCTGGGCTACCGCGAGGCGCTCCAGGTCCTCCAGGACGACGACGGCTGGCCCAAGGGGCTGGAGAACTGGCGGGCCCGCACGGAGGGCCGGGTCCCGGCCGACTGGCCGCTCGGTCCGTCCCTGGAGGTCAACCACGTCCTGATCCAGGGCGGCCCCGGCTACCGCACGCTGCGAACCGCGTGGGACCTGGCGCTCAGGCCGTTCCAGGACCCGCGCAACCCCCAGGCCAAGCGGCTGAAGACGGCCGTCACCGCCTACGCCGACGAACTGATCACCCTGATGGGACAGGCGGGCGGCACGGGGCTGGCGGACCTGTCCGCCCAGTTCTCCCGGCCGTTGCCGCTGATGGTGGCCAGCCATCTCCTCGGCTTCCCCGGTTCCCAGGGCGACGACGCCCTGATGGACATGTGGCGGGTACTGGACGCGGGCCCGGACGCGGGGCCCGCCCTGGAGCGGCTGCTGGGCGCGCTCGCGGAACTGGGGAAGCTGAAGCTGAAGGAGCCCGGTGAGGACTTCCCCTCCTACCTGCTGGCCGCCCACCCCGACCTCTCGCTCGACGAACTGGCCCGCGAACTGTTCATGCTGCTCGGCATGACGTCCGACCACGTCGGCATCCTCATCTCCAACACGGTCGTCGAGGTCCTCTCGGGCGAGGACAGCGTGCGGGCCAGCCTCTCCGCCGGGATGGTCCGGGAGGCCATGAACCGGGTCGTCATGCGGAAGCCGCCCCTGGTGAACTTCGTGCCGAGGTTCGCGGCCAGGGACACCCCGCTGGGCAACTACCTGATCCGCGCGGGCGACCCGGTCTGGGTCTCCTCCGCCGCGGCGCACGCCGATCCGCTCTTCGCCGACCACGTGGCGCCGAGCACCACGGTCAGCACCCGGGCCCACCTCTCGTGGGGTGCGGGCCCCCGCCAGTGCCCGGCACGCGAACTCGCCTCGACGGTCGCCGCCGTCGGAGTGGGCCGGCTGTTCGAGCGCTTCTCCCACCTCGACCTCGCCCTCCCCGTCGACCAACTGCCCTGGCGTTCCTCGCCCTTCATGCGGGGCCTGCGCTCGCTGCCCGTACGGTACGAACTCGCGCCGACGGCCGAGCGGCCACCGGCGGACGGCCCGGCGACGGACGGCCCGGCGACGGGGCCGAACGGGGCGGAGGCCGAGGAACGGGTGACACCGGACCCGTCCGCCCGGCAGCGCTCCTCGCTGTGGCGCTATCTGACGGGGCTGATCCGCCCCGGCCGCTGA